A DNA window from Danio aesculapii chromosome 1, fDanAes4.1, whole genome shotgun sequence contains the following coding sequences:
- the LOC130222520 gene encoding protein NLRC3-like → MSQKKREDEDSASEMSSASPGSSCVSLKSDWSKIKPHDVSDALVTSDRWRKTLRSESPEPSGVSLKSDRSMDFPPQLSDEPETSDPQRKKKRELITPVPHTTSNYQTYTIQDNTEAQTLKTGDLQRVKDQHKTSMKNKYERLFEGITLQENQTLLNRIYTQLYIIEGESEGVNEEHEVLQMEKTARTKHSQHTPIYCNDIFKEEKEQIKTVLTKGIAGIGKTVSVQKFILDWAEGKANQDVDFMFVLPFRELNLIRDHQYSLHRLLLDFHPELEDLEPKIYEECKVVFIFDGLDESRITLMFSDAQKVCDVTETSSVAVLMSKLMKGELLPSALIWITSRPAAANQIPSKYIKRLTEIQGFTEPQKEEYFRKRISEQHQASRIISHIRRARSLHIMCHIPVFCWISSTVLQKLLEEDLSAEIPQTLTEMYIHFLLIQINMRNQKYEEKDPEKLLQSNREVIVKLAEVAFKQLMKGNVMFYEEDLIESSIDVSDASVYSGICTEILKEESVIHQRKVYSFIHLSVQEFLAAFYVFYLYVMQNVDTSRFLDVIHSLHKEAVDKAIKSENGRLDLFLRFLLGISLESNQRLLQDLLTHTEKSSESIRRSTQYIKEKIRDGHGLSTERSINLFLCLLEVKDQTLSREIQEFVKSDKQSEKKLSPAHCSTIAYMLQMSEEVLDELELQKYNTSDEGRRRLIPAVSNCTRALLAGCNLSAQDCEIVSSVLQSSNCVLRELDLSNNDLQDSGVKLLSDGLKSPNCQLEILRLSGCMVTEEGCGFVSSALSLNPSHLRELDLSYNHPGQSGVQLLQHTLEDPHYTLQKLNLDDGGRLRITPGLRKYARFLTLDPNTAHTQLVLSEENKTVSHVKDPQPYPDHPDRFENCEQVLCKEPLTGRCYWEVKWSGSGLIAITYKAIDRKGGIDCRFGLHENSWCLYCCDTNYNFWSNNKNVDVFGPSARDNRVGVYMDVPSGSLSFYSVSDTNTLTHIHTFNTTFTEPLYAGFLVYPESSVSLC, encoded by the exons CAATTGAGTGATGAACCAGAGACCTCTGACCCTCA GAGGAAAAAGAAACGTGAGCTGATCACACCAGTGCCCCACACTACATCCAACTATCAGACTTACACTATACAGGACAATACTGAAGCACAAACACTAAAGACTGGAGACCTGCAGAGAGTCAAAGACCAGCACAAAACCAGCATGAAGAATAAATATGAGAGATTATTTGAGGGAATCACACTCCAAGAGAACCAAACCCTCCTGAACCGGATCTACACCCAGCTTTACATCATAGAGGGAGAGAGTGAGGGAGTGAATGAAGAACATGAGGTTTTACAGATGGAGAAAACAGCCAGAACAAAACACTCACAACACACTCCAATCTActgcaatgacatctttaaagAGGAGAAAGAGCAAATCAAGACTGTTCTTACTAAAGGCATCGCTGGAATCGGAAAAAccgtctctgtgcagaagttcattctggactgggccgagggaaaagccaatcaggatgtagatttcatgtttgtgcttccatttcgagagctgaacttgatcagagatcatcagtacagtcttcacagacttctgctggactttcatcctgaacttgaagatctggagcccaagatttatgaggagtgtaaagttgtgttcatctttgatggtctggatgaaagcagaatcACACTGATGTTTTCAGACGCTCAGAAAGTTTGTGATGTGACTGAGACTTCATCAGTGGCTGTGTTGATGTCAAAGCTGATGAAAGGAGAGctgcttccctctgctctcatctggatcacctccagaccagcagcagccaatcagatcccCTCCAAATACATCAAGCGTCTGACAGAAATTCAGGGATTCACTGAgcctcagaaggaggaatatttcaggaagagaatcagtgagcagcatcaagccagcagaatcatctcacacatcagaagagcaagaagcctccacatcatgtgccacatacccgtcttctgctggatctcatccactgtgcttcagaagctcctggaagaagatctgagtgcagaaatccctcaaactctgactgaaatgtacatccacttcctgctgattcagatcaacatgaGGAATCAGAAGTATGAAGAGAAAGATCCAGAGAAACTCCTGCAGTCCAACAGAGAAGTGATTGTCAAACTTGCTGAAGTGGCTTTCAAACAGCTGATGAAGGGCAATGTGATGTTCTATGaggaggacctgattgagagcAGCATAGATGTCTCTGACGcctcagtgtattctgggatttGCACTGAAATATTAAAGGAGGAATCTGTGATTCATCAGAGGAAAGTCTACAGCTTCATCCATCTGAGTGTTCAGGAGTTTCTGGCTGCTTTCTATGTGTTTTACCTTTATGTAATGCAGAATGTGGACACATCTCGTTTTTTAGATGTAATTCATAGTCTGCATAAGGAAGCAGTAGATAAAGCCATCAAGAGTGAGAATGGGCGTCTGGATCTGTTCCTGCGGTTCCTGCTGGGCATCTCACTGGAGTCCAATCAGAGACTCTTACAGGAtctactgacacacacagagaagagcTCAGAGAGCATCAGGAGAAGCACACAGTACATTAAAGAGAAGATCAGAGATGGACATGGACTCTCCACTgaaagatccatcaatctgttcctctGTCTACTGGAAGTGAAAGATCAGACTCTGTCCAGAGAGATTCAGGAGTTTGTGAAATCAGACAAACAGTCAGAGAAGAAACTCTCTCCTGCTCACTGCTCAACAATCGCCTACATGCTTCAGATGTCAGAGGAGGTGCTGGATGAGCTGGAGCTCCAGAAATACAACACATCAGATGAGGGCAGAAGAAGACTGATACCAGCCGTCAGCAACTGCACAAGAGCTCT TCTTGCTGGCTGTAATCTCTCTGCTCAGGATTGTGAAATTGTGTCGTCAGTTcttcaatcctcaaactgtgtcctgagagagctggacctgagtaacaatgacctgcaggattcaggagtgaagctgctctctgatggactgaagagtccaaactgccagctggagatactgag gttatctggctgtatggtgacagaggaaggctgtggttttgtgtcttcagctctgagtttaaacccctcacacctgagagagctggatctgagctacaatcacccAGGACAATCAGGAGTCCAGCTGCTCCAACACACACTGGAGGATCCACACTATACACTGCAGAAACTCAA TTTGGATGATGGAGGACGTTTAAGGATCACACCTGGACTACGAAAAT ATGCCCGTtttctcacactggatccaaacacagcacacactcagCTTGTATTATCTGAGGAGAACAAGACCGTGTCTCATGTGAAAGATCctcagccgtatcctgatcatccagacagatttgagaACTGTGAGCAGGTACTGTGTAAAGAGCCTCTGACTGGTCGCTGTTACTGGGAGGTGAAATGGAGCGGCTCTGGTCTTATTGCAATAACATATAAAGCAATTGACAGAAAAGGTGGGATTGACTGTCGGTTTGGGCTCCATGAAAACTCCTGGTGTCTGTACTGCTGTGATACGAATTACAATTTCTGGTCCAATAATAAGAACGTTGATGTATTTGGTCCTTCAGCTCGTGATAATAGAGTAGGAGTGTATATGGACGTGCCGTCCGGCTCTCTGTCCTTCTACAGTGTCtctgacacaaacacactcacacacatacacacattcaacaCCACATTCACTGAACCCCTCTATGCTGGATTTTTGGTTTATCCTGAATCTTCCGTGTCCCTATGCTAG